From one Planktothrix sp. FACHB-1365 genomic stretch:
- a CDS encoding R3H domain-containing nucleic acid-binding protein has translation MNNSDIQQGQEWLEELLKLGGVPSTVKPSLEADSCWLTIDEVNLTPEQVAILVGQDGEVLDAIQYLLNAIHNLGKEDEERTSYTVELNGYRIRRHLELRALADHAANRVRQTGGEVEIKSLSSVERRLIHHFLEESDDLETYSRGQDPDRRLVIKIKG, from the coding sequence ATGAACAACAGCGATATACAACAGGGTCAAGAGTGGTTGGAGGAATTGCTCAAATTAGGGGGCGTTCCTTCCACCGTCAAACCGAGTTTAGAGGCAGACTCCTGTTGGTTAACGATAGATGAAGTCAATCTTACCCCTGAACAAGTGGCTATTTTGGTAGGCCAGGATGGGGAAGTTTTAGATGCGATTCAATATTTACTTAACGCCATTCACAACCTAGGCAAAGAGGACGAAGAACGCACCTCTTACACCGTAGAACTGAACGGATATCGAATTCGACGTCATTTAGAACTACGGGCTTTAGCTGATCATGCCGCGAATCGTGTCCGTCAAACGGGTGGGGAAGTGGAAATTAAGTCCCTTTCCTCGGTTGAACGACGTCTGATTCATCACTTTCTTGAAGAAAGCGATGATTTAGAAACCTATAGTCGGGGACAAGATCCCGACCGTCGTTTGGTGATTAAAATCAAAGGCTAG
- a CDS encoding SH3 domain-containing protein: MNLYGVFKFIVGFFLAILILAGATVATALYFAARLAELPERPTFPNDNPTAKTTAKAPTPKPQATPTPTPTPTPAEEKLEPGAYRAIVTQPIGLILRDSPSTDANRIGGIAYNEKVVVLGESEDKGWQKVRVSQDSDRTGWVKGGNTEKIESEN, translated from the coding sequence ATGAATCTTTATGGTGTTTTTAAATTTATCGTTGGCTTTTTTCTGGCTATTTTAATTTTAGCGGGTGCAACGGTAGCAACAGCTTTATATTTTGCAGCGCGTTTAGCCGAATTGCCAGAACGTCCCACCTTTCCCAATGATAACCCTACCGCAAAAACAACTGCAAAAGCCCCAACTCCTAAACCTCAAGCCACTCCAACTCCAACCCCAACCCCAACCCCAGCAGAAGAAAAGCTGGAACCTGGTGCTTATCGAGCAATTGTGACACAGCCCATTGGTTTAATTTTACGCGATAGTCCGAGTACAGACGCGAACCGCATTGGGGGAATTGCTTATAACGAAAAAGTGGTGGTGTTAGGAGAAAGTGAGGATAAAGGATGGCAAAAAGTTCGGGTTTCTCAGGATAGCGATCGCACGGGATGGGTTAAAGGAGGAAACACAGAAAAAATTGAATCAGAAAACTAA
- a CDS encoding AAA family ATPase — protein sequence MSKFNEELKLLLRSRYAIIYIPTLEEERVETAIKQAAKEQGNRAVYVWDFVDGYQEGNPNDLGAGKRNPLQALEFIEKLPEAMPAIFVLRDFHRFLEDISVSRKLRNLARNFKSQPKNLIIISPQVSIPSDLSEVLTVLEFPLPTQAEIKTEVERLLMATGHPIEPRLLDEMVRSFQGLSLERIRRILAKAIATHGELQADDLELILEEKRQTIRQTQILDFYAAQENISDIGGLDNLKDWLLRRGGAFSERARQYGLPYPRGLLLVGIQGTGKSLTAKAIAHHWHLPLLRLDVGRLFAGLVGESESRTRQMIQLAEALAPCVLWIDEIDKAFSGVDGKGDSGTTNRVFGTFITWLAEKTSPVFVVATANNIQSLPAELLRKGRFDEIFFVGLPYQEERKAIFEVHLSKLRPQSIKNYDIERLAYETPDFSGAEIEQTLIEAMHIGFSQNRDFTTDDILEAASQIVPLARTAKEQIQFLQDWAAAGKARLASRQSSLNRRLSS from the coding sequence ATGAGCAAATTCAATGAAGAATTGAAGCTACTATTGCGATCGCGCTACGCGATTATTTATATCCCGACTTTAGAAGAAGAACGAGTCGAAACGGCCATTAAACAAGCCGCCAAAGAACAAGGAAATCGTGCGGTTTATGTTTGGGATTTTGTTGATGGATATCAAGAGGGAAATCCTAATGATTTAGGGGCAGGAAAGCGTAATCCTTTACAAGCGTTAGAATTTATAGAAAAATTGCCGGAAGCGATGCCAGCAATTTTTGTTTTAAGAGACTTTCATCGATTTTTAGAGGATATTTCGGTTTCTCGGAAATTAAGAAATTTAGCGCGAAATTTTAAATCTCAACCGAAAAATTTAATCATTATTTCTCCTCAAGTTTCAATTCCCTCTGATCTCAGTGAAGTTTTAACGGTTTTAGAATTTCCCTTACCAACTCAAGCTGAGATCAAAACAGAAGTTGAACGATTATTAATGGCAACAGGACATCCGATAGAGCCTCGGTTACTTGATGAAATGGTACGTTCTTTTCAAGGATTGTCTTTAGAAAGAATTCGGCGAATTTTAGCCAAAGCGATCGCTACTCATGGAGAATTACAAGCCGATGATCTGGAATTAATCTTAGAAGAAAAACGCCAAACCATTCGCCAAACTCAAATTTTAGATTTCTATGCAGCCCAAGAAAATATTTCCGATATTGGGGGTTTAGATAATTTAAAAGATTGGTTATTAAGGCGAGGAGGAGCATTTTCTGAACGCGCTAGACAATATGGTTTACCTTATCCCAGAGGATTATTATTAGTTGGAATTCAAGGAACTGGAAAGTCTTTAACGGCAAAAGCAATCGCCCATCATTGGCATTTACCTTTATTAAGATTAGATGTAGGGCGTTTATTTGCGGGGTTAGTGGGAGAATCAGAATCTCGTACCCGACAAATGATTCAATTAGCAGAAGCATTGGCACCTTGTGTGCTGTGGATTGATGAAATTGATAAAGCTTTTTCAGGAGTAGATGGAAAGGGAGATTCAGGAACAACAAATCGAGTATTTGGTACATTTATTACTTGGTTAGCAGAAAAAACCTCACCCGTTTTTGTTGTCGCAACGGCTAATAATATTCAATCTTTACCTGCGGAACTGTTAAGAAAAGGGCGATTTGATGAAATTTTCTTTGTGGGATTACCTTATCAAGAGGAACGAAAAGCAATTTTTGAAGTGCATTTATCTAAACTCCGACCTCAGAGTATTAAAAATTATGATATTGAACGGTTAGCTTATGAAACCCCTGATTTTTCGGGGGCAGAAATTGAACAAACTTTAATTGAAGCCATGCACATTGGCTTTAGTCAAAACCGTGATTTCACAACGGATGATATTTTAGAAGCCGCGAGTCAAATTGTTCCCTTAGCACGAACTGCGAAAGAACAAATTCAATTTTTGCAAGATTGGGCGGCGGCGGGAAAAGCGCGTTTAGCCTCTCGACAGAGTAGTTTAAATCGTCGTTTGTCCAGTTGA
- a CDS encoding DUF177 domain-containing protein: protein MDSIYIPHLLRTQNRSLEFEFQEFFPDLETLTPVRGRMRVSHKTTYLEVVVQAETIVTLTCDRCLKQYNHRLKVDTSELIWLDVSADQLDTSSGEVEILLDEPVESLHPQGDFLAGDWLYQQLCLALPLRQLCDGPCEPPKPAAIEPQSLVDGRWAALQALKQNLPN, encoded by the coding sequence ATGGACTCTATCTATATCCCTCATTTACTGAGAACACAAAACCGATCTTTAGAATTTGAGTTTCAAGAGTTTTTTCCAGACCTAGAAACCTTAACTCCGGTTCGGGGTCGGATGCGCGTCAGCCACAAAACCACTTATCTTGAAGTTGTGGTACAAGCTGAAACCATTGTTACTCTCACCTGTGACCGATGTTTAAAACAATATAATCATCGGTTAAAAGTCGATACGTCTGAATTGATTTGGTTGGATGTTTCGGCTGATCAATTGGATACTTCATCGGGTGAAGTGGAAATTTTGCTGGATGAACCTGTGGAAAGTTTACACCCCCAAGGTGATTTTTTAGCTGGGGATTGGCTGTATCAGCAATTATGCTTGGCTCTACCTCTAAGACAACTTTGTGATGGCCCCTGTGAACCTCCAAAACCGGCTGCAATTGAACCCCAGAGCCTTGTTGACGGGCGTTGGGCTGCGTTACAAGCTTTGAAGCAAAATCTACCCAATTGA